The Treponema medium genome has a window encoding:
- a CDS encoding HAD-IA family hydrolase, producing the protein MIGHLLFDIDNTLYSASNLMERRISERMFQFIANFLSVPLEEAIRLQRARRHNYGTTLEWLECEYHFNDRDTYFEAVHPASEISELQPDPNLRDFLISLQMPMTVLTNAPMAHAERVLNFFNISDLFLGIFDISYNQGKGKPQPDAFIKPLAAVHKTVEETLFLDDCPAYVQGFVQIGGQSVLIDEKERCTDFTKTSGIPSIKSIYELPPLLERLSV; encoded by the coding sequence ATGATAGGGCATTTACTTTTCGACATTGATAATACACTCTACTCTGCATCGAATCTGATGGAACGGAGAATCTCTGAACGGATGTTTCAATTTATTGCCAATTTTTTATCGGTTCCGTTGGAAGAGGCTATCAGACTGCAGCGTGCGCGGCGGCACAACTACGGCACTACGCTCGAATGGCTTGAGTGTGAATATCATTTTAACGACAGAGACACTTATTTTGAAGCAGTACATCCCGCTTCGGAGATTTCAGAATTACAGCCTGATCCCAATTTACGAGACTTTCTCATTTCGTTACAAATGCCGATGACGGTTTTGACCAATGCACCAATGGCACACGCCGAACGGGTTTTGAACTTCTTTAATATCAGCGACTTATTCCTCGGTATTTTTGATATTTCCTACAACCAAGGGAAAGGAAAACCGCAGCCGGATGCTTTTATCAAACCGCTTGCCGCTGTACATAAAACGGTTGAGGAAACATTGTTTTTGGATGATTGCCCCGCTTATGTTCAAGGCTTTGTTCAAATCGGCGGGCAGAGCGTACTAATCGACGAAAAGGAACGATGTACGGATTTTACCAAAACGTCCGGAATTCCTTCGATTAAATCGATTTACGAACTACCGCCGTTGCTGGAACGCCTTTCCGTATAG
- a CDS encoding pyridoxal-phosphate dependent enzyme, translated as MKLVSTRNSTHAVSFKHAIFDCMPADGGLYVPYSEHDLRSWILHMNEQTAFSTIAGSLTSALLKEEISPVISERIAATAFQDYSPRLRQLDDRLFLLELFHGPTGNHRDFGFLWLASALEHLLTIDEKNAIVVAPSTGAGGRSMAAAFGNKKHLKLVILYPKGYAKGLKPEHLFQNGGSVYPVEVDGDIAIVENLIRSIYQERQLIKDYNLTLANTVNIGRILPQVFFYMFAFTRIKTRTAGEIFYAVPSGNYGNLAAGLYAWKFRLPVNGFITDATDALNCDETGSCRCINSSVPLSERGPADPAVPSNIERLEQIFTLSPAIMKSIIFPAQVSNTVAETLISDSYRRYGIMFDTATAHAYAAAQTRNIFRQRSGESLVLVSKDHPAFESEILTRICGESPIIPEYLRGIDTPLPDVPLINGTKEELIKILNTVSEVQ; from the coding sequence ATGAAGTTAGTCAGCACTCGAAACAGCACACATGCGGTTTCCTTTAAACATGCAATCTTTGATTGTATGCCTGCAGACGGCGGTTTATATGTTCCGTACTCCGAACACGATTTACGCTCGTGGATATTGCACATGAATGAGCAGACAGCCTTTTCGACTATAGCAGGCTCACTAACCTCTGCACTGCTCAAAGAAGAAATTAGTCCGGTTATTTCCGAGCGTATCGCAGCAACTGCATTTCAAGACTATAGTCCACGCCTCCGCCAGCTTGATGATCGCCTCTTTTTGCTGGAGTTGTTCCACGGTCCAACCGGCAATCACCGGGATTTCGGCTTTTTATGGCTTGCCTCCGCCTTGGAACATCTTTTAACAATAGATGAAAAAAATGCCATCGTCGTTGCCCCCAGTACCGGGGCGGGCGGCAGAAGCATGGCGGCTGCATTCGGGAACAAAAAACATCTTAAATTGGTTATCTTATATCCGAAAGGTTATGCAAAGGGGCTAAAGCCGGAGCATTTATTTCAAAACGGCGGCTCCGTGTACCCCGTAGAGGTTGACGGAGATATTGCCATAGTCGAAAACCTTATCCGATCTATTTACCAAGAACGGCAGCTTATAAAAGATTATAACTTGACGCTGGCAAATACCGTGAATATCGGGCGTATCCTGCCGCAGGTATTCTTTTATATGTTTGCCTTCACTCGCATAAAAACACGGACGGCAGGAGAAATATTCTATGCAGTTCCTTCCGGAAACTACGGCAATCTTGCGGCAGGTTTATACGCATGGAAGTTTCGTTTACCCGTGAACGGTTTCATCACGGACGCAACGGATGCTCTGAACTGTGACGAGACTGGTAGCTGCCGCTGTATTAACTCTTCCGTTCCGCTTTCGGAACGCGGTCCCGCCGACCCTGCCGTTCCTTCCAATATCGAACGGCTTGAACAAATTTTTACACTCAGCCCTGCTATTATGAAATCGATTATTTTCCCTGCGCAGGTCTCGAACACGGTAGCGGAAACGCTTATCAGCGATTCCTACCGGCGCTACGGTATCATGTTTGATACGGCAACCGCCCATGCGTATGCAGCGGCACAAACCCGAAACATCTTCCGGCAGCGGAGCGGAGAATCCCTCGTGTTGGTATCGAAGGATCATCCCGCTTTTGAAAGCGAAATCCTTACTCGGATATGCGGCGAATCTCCCATCATTCCCGAATATCTTCGAGGTATTGATACGCCTCTTCCGGATGTACCGCTCATCAACGGAACAAAAGAAGAACTCATCAAAATCTTAAATACAGTAAGCGAGGTACAATAA